Proteins encoded by one window of Blautia luti:
- a CDS encoding AAA family ATPase — MIITIARQCGSGGHEIGKELASRLGLELYDRKKLEEEAKKLGKLDENKEFFQEKAVNSLLYSIAVSYGESNPMEKSFELIRELTQQKSAVIIGRCSGAIYANDPEATTVFLHADKDCRIKRVMERDGINEKKAAKLIKEVDEKRASFHKFCTGKEWEDASQYQLSIDTGKLDISDAANMIINYINAKNIGQKHL, encoded by the coding sequence ATGATTATTACAATAGCAAGACAGTGCGGAAGCGGCGGACATGAAATAGGAAAAGAACTGGCTTCCAGACTTGGACTGGAACTCTATGACAGAAAGAAGCTGGAAGAAGAGGCCAAAAAACTTGGAAAGCTTGACGAAAACAAAGAATTTTTCCAGGAAAAGGCAGTAAACAGCCTGCTCTACAGCATTGCTGTAAGCTACGGAGAAAGCAATCCGATGGAAAAATCTTTTGAACTTATACGTGAACTTACGCAGCAAAAATCTGCCGTAATCATCGGACGCTGTTCAGGAGCGATCTATGCAAATGATCCTGAGGCAACTACTGTTTTTCTTCACGCAGATAAAGACTGCCGTATCAAACGTGTAATGGAACGGGACGGTATTAATGAGAAAAAAGCTGCAAAACTGATAAAGGAAGTGGATGAGAAAAGAGCATCTTTCCACAAATTCTGCACAGGCAAAGAATGGGAAGACGCCAGCCAGTATCAGCTGTCTATTGATACAGGCAAACTTGATATTTCCGATGCAGCAAACATGATCATAAATTATATCAATGCTAAAAATATCGGACAAAAGCACCTGTAA
- a CDS encoding Rrf2 family transcriptional regulator, whose amino-acid sequence MKYSTKLSDTVHVMVLIAINQEKSLSSASIAESVHTNPGFVRQLMLKLKKAGLMTSVAGHARPSLSKPADQITLLDIYKAVEGEKPLLHLDTHTNPDCGVGINIQLSLQGFYNEIQKTAEEKMNTITLQDIINTYYQRTSMQNDLQNII is encoded by the coding sequence ATGAAATATTCAACGAAATTAAGTGATACTGTTCATGTGATGGTTCTGATTGCTATCAACCAGGAAAAATCTCTCTCCAGCGCCTCAATTGCAGAAAGTGTCCATACAAATCCCGGCTTTGTACGCCAGCTTATGTTAAAACTAAAAAAAGCCGGACTTATGACCAGTGTAGCCGGACATGCCCGTCCTTCTCTTTCAAAACCAGCAGACCAGATTACATTGCTGGATATTTATAAAGCAGTTGAAGGTGAGAAGCCGCTGCTTCATTTAGATACTCATACCAACCCTGATTGCGGCGTTGGCATTAATATTCAGTTGTCTTTGCAGGGATTCTATAATGAAATCCAAAAAACTGCTGAAGAAAAAATGAATACGATTACTTTACAGGATATCATAAATACCTATTATCAGCGAACATCCATGCAAAATGATTTACAAAACATTATATGA
- a CDS encoding DUF3786 domain-containing protein → MEYKNQTENRAFQEMLQAAVKRLQNRSGEDLAAKSGAVFHSSRNVLEVLSFYETIEIQLPEFRINSNMDEWHYLILLHYLDMADGTEGSQKLITFGNLKDGLIRGTKFDRTAEQKLEKLLQDKDPEKIQKACKNLGAEFTETKADLCAVFPVLPRYPVTLKIWFADEEFPASGKIFLQDHADHYLSVEDAVTVGEILLQKLSEAFSSL, encoded by the coding sequence ATGGAATACAAAAATCAAACAGAAAACCGTGCATTTCAGGAAATGTTGCAGGCAGCAGTAAAACGGCTGCAAAATCGTTCCGGAGAGGATCTTGCTGCAAAAAGTGGAGCTGTTTTTCATAGCAGCCGAAATGTGCTTGAAGTACTGAGTTTTTATGAAACGATTGAAATTCAACTCCCTGAGTTTCGTATTAACTCAAATATGGATGAATGGCATTATCTGATATTGCTGCATTATCTGGATATGGCCGATGGAACAGAAGGCTCACAGAAGCTCATTACTTTTGGTAACCTGAAAGATGGATTGATTCGAGGAACCAAGTTTGACCGGACTGCAGAGCAGAAACTGGAAAAGCTTTTGCAGGATAAAGATCCTGAGAAAATTCAGAAAGCATGTAAAAACCTGGGTGCAGAATTCACAGAGACAAAGGCGGATCTGTGTGCTGTTTTTCCAGTTCTGCCAAGATATCCGGTAACTTTAAAGATATGGTTTGCAGATGAAGAATTTCCTGCATCTGGCAAAATATTTCTTCAGGATCATGCCGATCATTATCTGAGTGTAGAAGATGCGGTAACAGTTGGAGAAATTTTGCTGCAAAAATTATCGGAAGCCTTTTCTTCTCTCTGA
- a CDS encoding TetR/AcrR family transcriptional regulator, translating into MSEKTRKQDRRTRYTRQTIKDTFLELLKQKSFTKITVTEVCKNAEINRGTFYLHYYDIYDVLSDIFNDMTQDMLTTVDHLFCLNQKSCSYPFCQKIQMESQYRALFLDDAIAPILLEKIAENTKEGYVTWLMSHSLLTFEQAESVFYFQMNGCLSINRLMLRNHCNDWKQIQTVIDKFIKSGLESFLIHDQREEKASDNFCSKISPTVTASSTLR; encoded by the coding sequence ATGTCAGAAAAAACGAGAAAACAAGATCGCCGTACCCGCTATACCAGACAAACCATAAAAGATACGTTCTTAGAATTGTTAAAGCAGAAAAGTTTTACGAAAATTACAGTTACAGAGGTCTGCAAAAATGCTGAAATCAACCGTGGCACTTTTTATCTTCATTACTACGATATCTATGATGTATTATCAGATATTTTTAATGATATGACTCAGGATATGTTAACAACTGTAGATCATTTATTCTGTCTAAATCAAAAAAGCTGTTCCTATCCGTTCTGTCAGAAAATACAGATGGAATCACAATACAGGGCACTGTTTCTGGATGATGCAATTGCCCCTATTCTTCTGGAAAAAATAGCAGAAAATACAAAAGAAGGCTATGTGACCTGGCTTATGTCACACAGCCTCCTGACCTTTGAACAGGCAGAATCGGTTTTTTATTTTCAAATGAATGGCTGCCTTTCCATCAACAGACTGATGCTCCGCAATCACTGTAATGACTGGAAACAGATTCAGACAGTAATCGACAAATTTATCAAATCCGGGCTGGAAAGTTTTCTGATTCATGATCAGAGAGAAGAAAAGGCTTCCGATAATTTTTGCAGCAAAATTTCTCCAACTGTTACCGCATCTTCTACACTCAGATAA
- a CDS encoding AAA family ATPase: MGHVIAVSGKGGVGKTTLCGLLIQYLCESGKRPVLAVDADANANLNEVLGVEPEVTLGELREEIERAGIDPRYQIPSGMTKQAYLEMRLSDAIAEEDDYDLMVMGRTQGQGCYCFVNGLVQTQVQKLQSHYPYIVVDNEAGMEHISRGILPMMEVAILVSDCSRRGVQAAGRIAKLMKELNFKPQKTGLIVNRVPDGKLDAGTLEEIRNQGLELLGVVPHDDQVYQYDCNGKPIIQLPKDSPVRSALGEIIKKLGL; encoded by the coding sequence ATGGGACATGTAATTGCAGTATCAGGAAAAGGTGGCGTAGGAAAAACAACTCTTTGTGGACTGTTGATCCAGTATTTATGTGAAAGCGGAAAACGTCCGGTCCTGGCGGTGGATGCAGATGCAAATGCAAATTTGAACGAAGTGCTCGGTGTTGAGCCGGAGGTCACACTTGGGGAGCTGAGAGAAGAAATTGAGCGGGCAGGCATAGACCCACGATATCAGATTCCCTCCGGTATGACAAAACAGGCATATCTGGAAATGCGTCTTTCTGATGCGATTGCAGAAGAAGACGATTATGATTTGATGGTAATGGGACGAACCCAGGGACAGGGCTGCTATTGTTTTGTAAATGGCCTTGTGCAGACCCAGGTTCAGAAACTGCAAAGTCATTATCCATATATTGTGGTTGATAACGAAGCAGGTATGGAACATATCAGCAGAGGAATCCTGCCAATGATGGAAGTTGCCATTCTTGTAAGTGACTGTTCCAGAAGAGGTGTTCAGGCAGCCGGACGTATTGCAAAGCTGATGAAGGAGTTAAACTTTAAACCACAGAAAACTGGATTAATCGTGAATCGTGTTCCGGATGGAAAACTGGATGCCGGAACTCTGGAAGAAATCCGAAATCAGGGACTGGAACTGTTAGGGGTTGTACCACATGATGACCAGGTATATCAGTATGACTGTAATGGAAAGCCGATCATACAGCTTCCGAAAGATTCTCCTGTAAGAAGTGCACTGGGAGAAATTATAAAGAAGTTAGGATTGTGA
- a CDS encoding CarD family transcriptional regulator — protein sequence MKYEIGDFVSKPVIGICKIENILYLNPQDEKNDKLYYLMKPVEDEKDKIYVPVSSSDSRLRLCLTKEEAWNLIKRIPDIPTAWTNNEKMREQNYKEAVRANNPEALVAIIKMIYQRKQKRLAQGKKCTATDARYFQIAENLLYMELGVALEKPKQEICKTIIDYINQNKID from the coding sequence GTGAAATATGAAATTGGAGACTTTGTCAGCAAACCAGTTATAGGTATCTGTAAAATAGAAAATATTTTATATTTGAATCCGCAGGATGAAAAAAACGATAAGTTATATTATCTGATGAAACCAGTAGAAGATGAAAAGGACAAAATATATGTTCCTGTTTCAAGCTCAGATTCAAGACTGAGATTATGTCTGACAAAAGAAGAAGCCTGGAATCTGATCAAACGAATTCCGGATATCCCGACAGCATGGACAAACAATGAAAAAATGAGGGAACAAAATTATAAAGAAGCAGTAAGAGCAAATAACCCTGAGGCATTAGTTGCCATTATAAAAATGATTTATCAGCGGAAGCAGAAAAGACTTGCACAAGGGAAAAAATGTACTGCTACAGATGCAAGGTATTTCCAGATAGCAGAAAATCTGTTATATATGGAACTGGGAGTTGCACTTGAAAAGCCAAAGCAGGAAATCTGTAAAACGATTATTGATTACATCAATCAAAATAAAATAGATTGA
- a CDS encoding MATE family efflux transporter has product MAESNKMKDMPVNKLMIQMGIPMILSMALQAVYNIVDSAFVGNMRAGSEAALNALTLVFPVQMLMVAVGIGTGVGTNALLARTLGQGNREKAAKVAGNSLFLGVIIYVVCLLFGIFGVKAYISSQTVDAEVLEMGVSYLRICCVISFGIIFFSLFEKLLQATGRSLYSTIGQVVGAVVNIILDPIMIYGIGPCPEMGVKGAAYATVIGQVASAVLLLIFHMKLNREFGHGPKYMKPNAGVIKEIYAIGLPAIIAQALMSIMVYVMNLILKFNPSAQTAYGLFYKVQQFVLFLAFGLRDAITPIIAFAYGMRSKKRIQDGIKYGLIYTIALMILGIAITEIFPGAFAMLFNAGQSREYFIAAMRVISVSFLFAGINVAYQGIYQALDGGLESLVISLLRQLIIILPLAGIFSLFVRNGQMGVSLIWWAFPITEIISCFVGYVFLKKIRKNRVDVLN; this is encoded by the coding sequence ATGGCAGAAAGTAACAAGATGAAGGATATGCCGGTGAATAAGCTGATGATCCAGATGGGAATCCCTATGATCTTATCCATGGCATTGCAGGCGGTCTATAACATTGTAGACAGTGCGTTTGTAGGAAATATGAGAGCGGGCAGTGAAGCTGCATTAAATGCCCTCACTCTGGTATTTCCGGTTCAGATGCTTATGGTAGCGGTAGGAATCGGAACAGGTGTAGGAACCAATGCACTTCTTGCAAGGACACTTGGACAGGGAAACAGGGAAAAGGCTGCAAAGGTAGCAGGAAACAGTCTGTTCCTGGGTGTAATCATTTATGTGGTCTGCTTACTGTTTGGTATCTTTGGGGTGAAAGCATATATTTCATCACAGACAGTTGATGCAGAAGTACTTGAAATGGGAGTCAGCTATCTGCGGATATGCTGTGTGATTTCTTTTGGTATTATTTTCTTTTCTTTATTTGAAAAGCTATTACAGGCAACAGGTCGTTCTCTTTATTCTACAATCGGACAGGTGGTTGGGGCTGTTGTAAATATTATTCTCGATCCGATCATGATCTATGGTATTGGACCTTGTCCTGAAATGGGAGTGAAAGGTGCAGCTTACGCAACTGTAATTGGTCAGGTTGCTTCTGCTGTATTGCTGCTTATTTTTCATATGAAACTGAACAGGGAATTCGGGCATGGACCGAAATACATGAAACCGAATGCTGGTGTTATAAAAGAAATCTATGCAATCGGACTTCCGGCAATTATTGCGCAGGCTCTGATGTCTATTATGGTTTATGTGATGAATCTGATCCTGAAGTTCAATCCATCAGCACAGACAGCCTATGGATTGTTCTATAAAGTCCAGCAGTTTGTTCTCTTCCTTGCTTTTGGTCTGCGAGATGCGATCACTCCGATCATTGCATTTGCTTATGGAATGAGAAGTAAAAAGAGAATTCAGGATGGTATCAAATATGGACTTATTTATACCATTGCATTAATGATTCTGGGAATTGCAATTACGGAGATTTTCCCCGGAGCGTTTGCAATGCTGTTTAATGCAGGACAGTCAAGAGAATATTTTATTGCCGCGATGAGAGTGATTTCAGTGAGTTTCTTGTTTGCCGGAATTAATGTTGCTTATCAGGGAATTTACCAGGCATTGGATGGCGGCCTGGAATCACTGGTGATTTCACTTTTGAGACAGCTGATTATTATCCTGCCACTGGCGGGAATCTTTTCTCTGTTTGTCAGAAATGGTCAGATGGGAGTTTCGTTGATCTGGTGGGCATTTCCAATTACTGAAATAATTTCATGTTTTGTGGGATATGTATTTTTAAAGAAAATCAGAAAAAATAGGGTTGATGTTTTAAACTAG
- a CDS encoding AAA family ATPase has product MAKRIITISREFGSGGRFIGEEVAKKLGIAYYDKNIIGQIAEKSGLSPEYIQENAELSPKKGLFAYAFSGRDITGKSVEDMVYEVQRNIILELAEKEPCVIIGRNADYILKDRDDVLNVFIHGDMPEKIKRITGLHNVEEKEAVKMMADTDKRRRTNYNFYTDQNWGKASNYTLCLNSSQLGYDRCEMIIMECVK; this is encoded by the coding sequence ATGGCAAAAAGAATTATTACGATCAGCAGGGAATTTGGAAGCGGTGGACGTTTTATCGGAGAAGAAGTGGCAAAGAAACTCGGAATTGCCTATTATGATAAAAATATCATTGGTCAGATTGCAGAAAAGTCCGGCTTATCACCGGAATATATTCAGGAAAATGCGGAATTATCTCCGAAAAAAGGTTTGTTCGCATATGCATTTTCCGGTCGTGATATCACAGGAAAATCTGTGGAGGACATGGTGTATGAGGTACAGAGAAATATTATTTTAGAATTGGCGGAGAAGGAGCCTTGTGTGATCATTGGAAGAAATGCAGACTATATCCTGAAAGACCGGGATGATGTGCTGAATGTATTTATTCATGGGGATATGCCGGAAAAAATAAAGCGTATCACTGGTTTACACAATGTAGAAGAGAAGGAAGCTGTGAAAATGATGGCAGACACAGATAAAAGGCGAAGAACAAATTATAACTTTTACACAGATCAGAACTGGGGAAAAGCCAGCAATTACACACTGTGCCTGAACAGCTCACAGCTTGGATATGACAGATGTGAGATGATAATTATGGAATGCGTGAAATAA
- a CDS encoding glycogen synthase, whose product MRKKTVQKSSTKGNAKSNTKSNAKNSVKSNVRNSVKNSPQKAVKTVAPTVENVSVKQAVIIQEPSVEQNEQNIPTRQPDLGPRRSVAFIGSECYPFVKTGGLGDVMSALPKSLAKLNIDVKVIIPRYKCIPQKFQEKMEYRGSFDMNLCSDGKQYYVGIMEYQEDGVVYDFIDNDEFFSWGNPYTNLIDDIPKFCYFAKAALAALNYLNWTPDVVHCHDWQAALVPLYLRTCFQDTDVGRAISVLTIHNLKFQGIYDRKKIQYWSGLPDYVFNKDCMIQNWLDANMLKGGIAYSNKVTTVSNTYAWEIQTEEYGEGLAEHLRYHNNKILGIVNGIDTDIWNPATDKLLAADYDEKSAIKNKKINKKALQESLGLDVDEHKMVIGLISRLTNQKGLDLVNDVIPGIMDEHTQVVVLGTGDSQYENTFRYYENKYKGNFCAYIAYNENVAHNIYAGCDALLVPSRFEPCGLTQLIAMRYGAVPIVRETGGLKDTVQPYNMFENTGNGFTFDRYESGLLYDAINRAKTLYFENRKSWDDMVIRDMNKDVSWEKSAKQYKDMYVGLTPRN is encoded by the coding sequence ATGAGAAAAAAAACAGTTCAAAAAAGCAGTACCAAAGGCAATGCAAAAAGTAACACAAAGAGCAATGCAAAAAACAGCGTAAAAAGCAATGTAAGAAACAGTGTAAAAAACAGCCCTCAAAAAGCTGTTAAGACTGTTGCTCCAACAGTAGAGAATGTTTCTGTTAAGCAAGCCGTAATTATTCAGGAGCCATCTGTTGAACAGAATGAACAGAACATTCCAACGAGACAGCCTGATCTGGGACCGCGAAGAAGTGTAGCCTTCATTGGATCAGAATGTTATCCATTTGTTAAGACAGGCGGATTGGGAGATGTAATGTCTGCCCTGCCAAAGAGTCTGGCAAAATTAAACATTGATGTTAAGGTCATTATTCCAAGATACAAATGTATTCCTCAGAAATTTCAGGAAAAGATGGAATACAGGGGTTCCTTTGATATGAATCTCTGCTCTGATGGAAAGCAGTATTATGTGGGAATTATGGAATATCAGGAGGATGGGGTTGTCTATGATTTTATAGATAATGATGAGTTCTTCTCCTGGGGAAATCCATATACGAATCTCATAGATGACATTCCGAAATTCTGTTATTTTGCCAAAGCTGCCCTTGCTGCCCTTAATTATCTGAACTGGACTCCTGATGTAGTACATTGTCATGACTGGCAGGCAGCTTTAGTACCACTTTATCTGAGAACTTGTTTTCAGGATACAGATGTAGGACGTGCAATTTCAGTACTCACAATACATAATCTGAAGTTCCAGGGTATTTATGACAGAAAAAAGATTCAATACTGGTCAGGACTTCCTGATTATGTATTTAATAAGGACTGCATGATCCAGAACTGGCTGGATGCCAATATGTTAAAGGGTGGCATCGCTTACAGCAATAAAGTTACAACTGTAAGTAACACCTATGCCTGGGAGATTCAGACAGAGGAATATGGAGAGGGACTTGCAGAGCATTTAAGATATCACAACAATAAGATTCTGGGAATTGTGAATGGTATTGATACGGATATCTGGAATCCTGCAACTGATAAGCTGTTAGCAGCTGATTACGATGAGAAGTCAGCAATAAAGAATAAAAAGATTAATAAAAAAGCTCTCCAGGAATCTCTGGGGCTGGATGTAGATGAGCATAAGATGGTAATCGGACTTATTTCACGTCTCACCAACCAGAAAGGTCTTGATCTTGTAAATGACGTAATCCCGGGAATTATGGATGAACATACGCAGGTGGTTGTTCTTGGTACTGGTGATTCTCAGTATGAGAATACATTCCGTTATTATGAAAACAAATATAAAGGCAATTTCTGTGCATATATTGCTTACAATGAAAATGTGGCTCACAATATTTATGCAGGATGTGATGCGCTTCTGGTTCCATCAAGATTTGAACCATGTGGACTTACACAGCTTATAGCCATGAGATATGGTGCAGTTCCGATTGTAAGAGAGACCGGAGGACTCAAAGATACGGTTCAGCCTTATAATATGTTTGAAAATACAGGAAACGGTTTTACATTTGACAGATATGAAAGCGGGCTGCTTTATGACGCGATCAACAGAGCAAAGACGCTCTATTTCGAGAACAGGAAATCCTGGGATGATATGGTGATCCGCGATATGAATAAAGATGTCTCCTGGGAAAAGAGTGCAAAACAGTACAAAGATATGTATGTAGGTTTAACGCCAAGAAATTAG
- a CDS encoding ammonium transporter, giving the protein MEFSAVNTIWVLVGAALVFFMQAGFAMVETGFTRAKNAGNIIMKNLMDFCIGTPVFWLVGFGLMFGAGNGFIGKIGGIATEAHYGSGMLPDGVPFWAFLIFQTVFCATSATIVSGAMAERTKFLSYCIYSLMISLVVYPVSGHWIWGGGFISQMGFHDFAGSCAVHMVGGVAALIGAIILGPRIGKYSKDGKSKAIPGHNLTVGALGVFILWFCWFGFNGASTVSMEGDAIVSAGKIFVTTNLTAAVATVTVMIITWVRYKKPDVSMSLNGSLAGLVAITAGCDTVSPTSAAIIGIASGFIVVFGIEFIDKVLKIDDPVGAVGVHGLNGAFGTLAVGLFSDGSGTDWKGLLTGGGFHGFGVQFTGMIITIAWVVVTMTIIFQVIKHTIGLRVSAEEEIAGLDSKEHGLASAYDGFAMAGVPTPMGTSIKAPVVTARPSAPAESVPELPKEGVHKLTKVVIITRQNKLDEFMQAMNEIGVTGITITNVLGCGVQKGAPSYYRGVEMEMNLLPKIKIEIVVSLVPVQKVIETAKAVLHTGQIGDGKVFVYDIENVVKIRTGEEGYLALQDTK; this is encoded by the coding sequence ATGGAATTTTCCGCAGTAAACACAATATGGGTGCTGGTCGGCGCCGCGCTGGTCTTCTTTATGCAGGCCGGATTCGCAATGGTAGAAACAGGCTTCACACGAGCCAAAAACGCAGGTAACATTATTATGAAAAACCTGATGGACTTCTGTATCGGAACTCCGGTCTTCTGGCTGGTCGGCTTCGGTCTGATGTTTGGTGCAGGTAATGGATTTATCGGAAAGATCGGTGGTATTGCCACAGAAGCACACTATGGTTCAGGAATGCTTCCTGACGGAGTTCCTTTCTGGGCATTCTTAATCTTCCAGACAGTATTCTGTGCAACATCCGCAACAATTGTTTCCGGTGCAATGGCAGAACGTACCAAGTTCCTTTCCTATTGCATTTACAGCCTTATGATCAGTCTTGTTGTATATCCGGTATCTGGACACTGGATCTGGGGCGGCGGATTTATCAGCCAGATGGGCTTCCATGATTTCGCTGGTTCCTGTGCAGTACATATGGTAGGTGGTGTGGCAGCTCTGATCGGTGCCATCATCCTTGGACCTCGTATCGGCAAGTATTCAAAAGACGGCAAATCAAAAGCTATCCCGGGACACAACCTTACAGTTGGTGCTTTAGGTGTATTTATCCTCTGGTTCTGTTGGTTCGGATTTAACGGTGCTTCCACAGTAAGTATGGAAGGCGATGCAATCGTAAGTGCAGGTAAAATCTTCGTTACTACTAACCTTACAGCAGCTGTTGCAACTGTAACTGTTATGATCATCACATGGGTACGTTACAAAAAACCGGATGTTTCCATGTCCCTGAATGGTTCTCTTGCAGGACTTGTAGCAATTACAGCAGGATGCGACACAGTTTCTCCTACATCCGCAGCAATCATCGGTATTGCTTCCGGTTTTATCGTAGTATTTGGTATTGAATTTATTGATAAGGTTCTGAAAATTGATGACCCTGTCGGTGCTGTCGGTGTTCATGGTTTAAACGGTGCATTCGGTACCCTTGCAGTTGGTCTTTTCTCCGACGGTTCAGGCACAGACTGGAAAGGACTCCTTACAGGAGGCGGCTTCCACGGATTCGGCGTTCAGTTCACAGGTATGATCATTACAATCGCATGGGTTGTTGTTACTATGACAATTATCTTCCAGGTAATCAAACACACAATCGGACTTCGTGTTTCAGCTGAAGAAGAGATTGCAGGTCTTGACTCCAAAGAACATGGTCTTGCAAGTGCTTATGACGGTTTCGCAATGGCTGGTGTTCCGACTCCTATGGGAACTTCCATAAAAGCTCCTGTTGTCACAGCCAGACCTTCTGCTCCTGCTGAATCAGTTCCTGAACTTCCGAAAGAAGGCGTTCATAAGCTTACAAAAGTTGTTATCATCACTCGTCAGAATAAACTTGATGAATTTATGCAGGCAATGAACGAGATTGGTGTTACAGGTATCACTATCACGAACGTTCTCGGATGCGGTGTACAGAAAGGGGCTCCATCCTACTATCGTGGTGTTGAGATGGAAATGAATCTTCTTCCTAAGATCAAGATTGAGATTGTTGTCAGTCTCGTACCTGTACAGAAAGTTATTGAAACTGCCAAAGCAGTTCTTCATACAGGCCAGATCGGTGACGGTAAAGTATTTGTATATGATATTGAAAATGTTGTTAAAATCCGTACAGGCGAAGAAGGTTATCTTGCACTGCAGGACACAAAGTAA